The Vibrio chagasii genome includes a region encoding these proteins:
- the proB gene encoding glutamate 5-kinase, translated as MLKHHLLFVLSIKDFMTTNHQSGTTAQRKTVVVKLGTSVLTGGTLALDRAHMVELVRQCAELKKQGHSVVMVSSGAIAAGREHLGYPALPNSMASKQLLAAVGQSQLIQVWESLFAIYGLKIGQMLLTRADLDDRERFLNARDTINALVEHDIIPVVNENDAVATNEIKVGDNDNLSALVGILCGADKLLLLTDQKGLFTADPRKDPNAELIKEVKTIDDTLRKIAGGSGTTLGTGGMATKLQAADIARRAGIEVIIAAGSAENVVFDSLSDNPQGTRFLPLAEALENRKRWILAGPASAGDIVVDDGAVNAVNTKGSSLLAKGVVRVKGEFSRGEVTQVTDSKGKVVARGIASYSSQDLAKIAGKHSKDIGDILGYDYGSEVIHRDDLVVIQE; from the coding sequence TTGCTAAAACATCACCTCTTATTTGTTTTATCCATAAAAGACTTCATGACAACAAATCATCAAAGCGGGACAACAGCGCAGCGTAAAACTGTCGTTGTTAAACTGGGTACCAGTGTCTTAACTGGTGGAACATTGGCATTAGACCGTGCTCATATGGTTGAGCTGGTTCGTCAATGTGCTGAATTAAAAAAACAAGGCCACTCTGTGGTTATGGTTTCGTCTGGCGCAATTGCAGCAGGACGTGAGCACCTTGGTTACCCCGCACTTCCCAACTCAATGGCGAGCAAACAGTTGCTTGCTGCAGTTGGGCAAAGTCAGTTGATTCAAGTTTGGGAGTCTTTATTCGCTATCTATGGCCTTAAGATTGGCCAGATGCTACTGACTCGTGCTGATCTCGATGACCGTGAGCGTTTTCTTAATGCTCGTGACACGATCAACGCACTCGTTGAACACGATATTATTCCTGTCGTGAATGAAAACGATGCGGTCGCGACCAACGAAATCAAAGTGGGCGACAACGATAACTTGTCGGCACTGGTTGGTATTTTATGTGGCGCTGATAAGCTTTTGCTACTGACAGACCAAAAAGGTCTATTTACTGCAGACCCTCGCAAAGATCCAAATGCAGAGCTCATCAAAGAGGTAAAAACCATTGATGACACGCTGCGTAAGATTGCAGGTGGCAGCGGCACGACTTTAGGTACCGGTGGTATGGCGACAAAACTGCAGGCGGCGGACATCGCTCGTCGTGCTGGTATTGAAGTTATCATTGCAGCAGGCAGTGCTGAAAATGTGGTTTTTGACTCTTTGAGTGACAATCCTCAAGGCACACGTTTCTTGCCGTTAGCCGAGGCGCTTGAAAACCGTAAGCGTTGGATTTTAGCTGGCCCAGCTTCTGCTGGTGACATCGTGGTTGACGATGGTGCGGTGAATGCCGTTAACACCAAAGGCAGTAGCTTGTTGGCAAAAGGGGTGGTTCGAGTTAAAGGCGAGTTCTCTCGTGGTGAAGTCACCCAAGTTACAGACAGCAAAGGCAAAGTAGTCGCGCGTGGTATCGCTAGCTACTCAAGCCAAGACCTAGCAAAAATAGCAGGCAAGCACAGTAAAGATATTGGCGACATTCTTGGTTACGATTACGGGTCAGAAGTCATTCACCGTGACGACCTTGTCGTTATCCAAGAGTAG
- a CDS encoding NCS2 family permease, with the protein MFEKLFKLSENGTNVRTEIIAGLTTFLTMAYIIFVNPMILADAGMDHGAVFVATCLAAAIGCFIMGFVANYPIAQAPGMGLNAFFTYAVVMGMGYTWQVALAAVFVSGVIFIFLSIFKIREWIINSIPMSLRVGISAGIGLFLAFIALSNAGIVVSNPATKVSLGDITAIAPILGALGFFLTIALVHRGVKGAVMIAILAITALGIIIGDVQYGGIMSTPPSLAPTFMQLDFSAVFEIGMISVVFAFLFVDLFDTAGTLVGVATKANLIKEDGKLPRLNKALLADSTATSIGALLGTSNTTSYVESVSGVAEGGRTGLTAVVVGVLFLLALFFSPLAGMIPAYATSGALFYVAILMMSGLVGIDWRDLTEAAPVVVTCLLMPLTYSIAEGISLGFIAYAAIKLLSGKGRDVSPAVWIMSVIFILKYIFA; encoded by the coding sequence ATGTTCGAAAAGCTATTCAAACTCAGTGAAAACGGCACCAATGTGCGCACTGAAATCATCGCGGGTCTAACAACCTTCCTAACAATGGCTTACATCATTTTTGTAAACCCAATGATCCTAGCTGATGCTGGTATGGACCACGGCGCTGTATTTGTAGCAACCTGTTTAGCGGCTGCTATTGGCTGTTTCATCATGGGCTTTGTTGCTAACTACCCAATTGCTCAAGCTCCAGGTATGGGCCTGAATGCCTTCTTTACCTACGCGGTTGTGATGGGTATGGGTTACACGTGGCAAGTTGCTCTAGCGGCAGTGTTTGTTTCGGGTGTGATCTTCATTTTCTTGAGCATCTTTAAGATCCGTGAATGGATTATCAACTCGATTCCTATGTCTTTGCGTGTAGGTATCTCTGCGGGTATCGGTCTTTTCCTAGCGTTTATCGCACTTAGCAATGCTGGCATCGTGGTTTCTAACCCTGCAACTAAAGTATCACTTGGCGACATTACTGCTATTGCTCCTATCCTTGGTGCTCTTGGTTTCTTCCTTACTATTGCCCTTGTACACCGCGGTGTGAAAGGCGCAGTAATGATTGCAATTCTAGCTATTACCGCTCTTGGCATTATCATTGGTGACGTTCAGTACGGCGGTATCATGTCTACACCACCAAGCCTTGCTCCGACTTTCATGCAGCTTGATTTCTCTGCAGTATTTGAAATCGGTATGATCTCTGTTGTATTTGCTTTCCTATTCGTCGACTTATTCGATACAGCGGGTACGCTAGTGGGTGTTGCTACAAAAGCGAACCTAATCAAAGAAGATGGCAAACTACCTCGCCTGAACAAAGCACTGCTTGCTGATTCAACAGCAACGTCTATCGGTGCTCTTCTAGGTACATCGAACACGACTTCATATGTAGAGAGTGTTTCAGGTGTTGCTGAAGGTGGTCGTACTGGTCTAACGGCTGTTGTCGTGGGCGTACTTTTCCTTCTTGCTCTTTTCTTCTCACCACTTGCAGGTATGATTCCGGCGTACGCAACATCAGGCGCGCTTTTCTATGTAGCAATTCTGATGATGTCAGGCCTAGTTGGCATTGATTGGCGTGATCTTACGGAAGCAGCACCAGTCGTGGTAACATGTCTACTTATGCCGCTGACGTACTCTATTGCTGAGGGTATCTCACTAGGTTTCATCGCTTACGCTGCAATTAAGCTGCTAAGTGGTAAAGGTCGCGACGTTTCACCTGCTGTGTGGATCATGTCGGTAATCTTTATTCTTAAATACATTTTCGCTTAA
- the crl gene encoding sigma factor-binding protein Crl, with amino-acid sequence MSEVTQEPTHYRLLNVLKAIGPYLREPQSEEGHYIFDCLSVCVNDKKSPEEREFWGWWMELDKSEEGYSAKYNIGKYNIEGKWDSLPLPKKAVAEVTRTQEAFHQKLVDELQSKFEISIQLDEESVEFV; translated from the coding sequence ATGTCAGAAGTGACACAAGAACCAACGCATTATCGCTTGTTAAACGTATTAAAGGCCATTGGGCCATACTTGAGGGAGCCGCAATCAGAAGAAGGTCACTATATTTTTGATTGCTTATCAGTGTGTGTGAACGATAAAAAATCACCAGAAGAGCGTGAGTTCTGGGGCTGGTGGATGGAGTTGGACAAGTCGGAAGAGGGGTATTCGGCGAAGTACAACATTGGTAAATACAACATTGAAGGCAAGTGGGATTCATTACCTCTGCCTAAAAAGGCGGTTGCTGAGGTCACTAGAACTCAAGAAGCCTTCCACCAAAAACTGGTTGATGAACTTCAAAGTAAGTTTGAAATCAGCATCCAATTGGACGAAGAGTCTGTCGAATTCGTCTGA
- the frsA gene encoding esterase FrsA encodes MSESEETSSNLSETLFVKHKQAKETSMLTQYMPSSEALLDEKREQQNSSWYRNLRRLQWVWQGVNPIEQEAVLARIASSDNSRTTDEWLDTVMGYRSGNWAYEWTKLGMLHQNRSNDKSGEEVAEELFSASLCFSIAGYPHLKNDNLAAQAQVLANAAYSEAIKHTKLIVKQIEVPYQNKKIKANLHLAKTDKPQPVVIVSAGLDSLQTDMWRLFRDYLAPKNIAMLTVDMPSIGHSSHWPLTEDSSCLHQAVLNELPNIPWVDHHKVGLFGFRFGGNAMVRLSFIEQQKIKACISLGAPIHDIFVHADKLKQMPKMHLDVLASRLGKGAVDINSLSGQLMAWSLKVQGLLSNSKTSVPILALALEGDPVSPPMDNQLVAIYSDYGKAKKIKSKSITQGYEQSLELAIKWLEDELFR; translated from the coding sequence ATGTCTGAATCAGAAGAAACGAGCTCGAACCTTTCGGAAACCTTGTTTGTAAAACACAAGCAAGCAAAAGAGACCTCAATGCTGACACAATACATGCCAAGCTCTGAAGCGTTATTGGATGAGAAGCGTGAACAGCAAAACTCATCATGGTACCGAAACCTAAGACGTCTTCAGTGGGTATGGCAAGGCGTGAACCCTATTGAGCAAGAAGCCGTACTGGCTCGAATCGCGTCGTCAGACAACTCTCGTACTACCGATGAGTGGCTAGATACCGTGATGGGATACCGCAGTGGTAACTGGGCCTATGAGTGGACCAAGTTGGGCATGTTGCATCAGAACCGTTCCAACGACAAAAGCGGTGAAGAGGTGGCTGAAGAGCTGTTCTCGGCGTCTTTATGTTTCAGCATTGCAGGTTACCCGCACCTAAAGAATGACAACTTGGCGGCTCAGGCCCAAGTATTAGCAAATGCAGCCTATTCTGAAGCAATTAAGCATACCAAGCTGATTGTTAAGCAGATTGAGGTGCCGTATCAAAACAAGAAAATCAAAGCCAACCTACACCTAGCGAAAACCGACAAACCGCAACCAGTTGTGATCGTGAGTGCAGGTTTGGATAGCTTGCAAACGGACATGTGGCGTTTGTTTAGGGATTACCTGGCGCCAAAGAACATTGCGATGCTTACTGTCGATATGCCATCGATAGGTCACAGCTCTCATTGGCCGTTAACCGAAGATTCTTCGTGCCTGCACCAAGCGGTATTGAACGAGCTGCCAAATATCCCATGGGTTGATCATCATAAAGTGGGCTTGTTTGGTTTCCGTTTTGGCGGCAATGCGATGGTGAGGCTGTCGTTTATCGAGCAACAGAAGATCAAAGCGTGTATCTCTCTTGGTGCGCCAATTCACGATATTTTTGTGCATGCCGATAAACTAAAGCAGATGCCGAAGATGCATTTAGATGTACTGGCTTCTCGTTTAGGTAAAGGTGCTGTTGATATCAATAGTCTTTCTGGTCAGTTGATGGCGTGGTCTTTGAAGGTGCAAGGCTTGTTGTCGAACAGCAAAACCAGCGTTCCTATCTTAGCGTTAGCCTTAGAAGGTGATCCTGTGTCACCGCCAATGGATAATCAACTGGTTGCTATTTACAGTGATTACGGCAAGGCAAAGAAAATCAAATCGAAATCAATTACACAAGGTTATGAGCAATCCCTCGAATTAGCGATAAAGTGGCTTGAGGATGAATTATTTAGATGA
- a CDS encoding xanthine phosphoribosyltransferase, whose product MSNKFVITWDNMQTYCRQLAEKQMPAEQWKGIWAVSRGGLVPGAILARELGIRHVDTICISSYDHDHQRDMTVVKAPEGDGEGFLIVEDLVDSGDTARKLREMYPKAKLIAVCAKPSGAHLLDEYIVDIAQDTWIEQPWDTSLSYVEPVNRKSK is encoded by the coding sequence ATGAGCAACAAATTCGTTATCACTTGGGACAACATGCAGACTTACTGCCGTCAACTAGCAGAAAAGCAAATGCCAGCAGAGCAGTGGAAAGGTATCTGGGCTGTAAGCCGTGGTGGTTTGGTTCCTGGTGCAATCTTGGCTCGTGAACTGGGTATTCGTCACGTAGATACGATTTGTATTTCTAGCTACGACCACGATCACCAACGTGATATGACTGTCGTTAAAGCACCTGAAGGTGACGGCGAAGGTTTCCTAATCGTTGAAGATCTTGTTGATAGTGGTGACACTGCACGTAAGCTTCGCGAAATGTACCCTAAAGCAAAACTGATCGCTGTATGTGCTAAGCCTTCTGGCGCTCACCTACTAGACGAGTACATTGTTGATATCGCTCAAGACACATGGATTGAGCAACCTTGGGATACTAGCCTAAGCTACGTTGAGCCAGTAAATCGCAAGTCAAAATAA